The window ATGGATAGCGATTTAACGATAGAAAAACAACATAAAGATGAAGCTCTGGATTTATCTGTGTTGCCACCAAATGGTTTACCCATCAAGGGTCATGTCTCCTTGGAAGCTTTACAGCACACCAAAGTAGCAGTAGCTCAATTTGCCGCATCAGCTTTAGCCCAGACACCCTATTTTGGTGAGGGATCCAATGATTTGACAACCATATTAAATGTACAACGTCAGCATTTAATGCAGTTGCAATTTATACAGCATTTACAAAGTCAATTAAAAAGAAGAGATCAGGTGAGAGAATGCAGTGAAGATGATGAGGGTCACGAAGAGGACGAAGAACAAGAGAGAGAAGATATTGGAGATGACATGGATGAAGAGGCGGATGAAGAAGGCCTCAATGAAGACTATCTACAGCAGGAAGAATTAGATTTAAGTCAAAGTAAAACTGGACTAAGAGAAAATAAAGAGGACGAAAAGAAGAATGGTTTAGAGtctaatacatttttaagaGCAGAGAAACTAAAGACTGATGATAACGTTTTAAGTAAAAGTTCCAAAGAATCAGTGGATAAAGTGCAATCACCAAACTATCAGCCCCTATTAAGTGGCATCAGTTCTTCATTAGCTTCTACCATAATAACCAATCATGATCCCATACCCCCGCCTCACGAGCCCAATTGTTTGGAAATGTTGCAGAGACGTACCGAAGAAGTATTGGATTCGGCTTCTCAAAGTCTACATGCCTCTCAAATGCAGGAGGAATATGAGTATATACAAAAAGATGGCCAGGGACGTGGAGAGATATTTAAACATCGTTGTAAATATTGTGGGAAAATATTTGGTTCATTTTCAGCCCTGCAAATACATTTAAGATCGCATACAGGTGAAAGACCCTTTGTATGCAATGTATGTGGTAGTAAATTTACTACCAAAGGTAACCTAAAGGTTCATTATCAAAGACATACCCAAATATACCCGCCCATTTTAATGCCTCCCGGTGTAGGGCCACCTTTAGAAATGCCACCATCTATGAGAGAGCCTCTGGGGCCACAAGCTCATCATCAGCATGCTCATCATCAAGCAACACCTCTGCCACCTCCTCCTTCCTCAGCTTCAGCTATGAGTAGTTTGAATAACATGCCCTTGCGTTTGCCCTTTAATGAAAAGCCTTTAACAAAAGAAACAGAAGATGAGAATGAAATTCCTATCAATACCAAAGAATGTGAAATTAGTATAGAAGACCATGAAAATGAGATAACTGTAGAAGTCTCAAAACCTATAGAAGAACATCCTGAAGATTTGAGTAAACCACAAACAAAAGACGAAGTACCAAAACCCAAACCATTGGTTAGGGTTAAAACTCCACAAGCTTTAATGGAACCAGCAGTAGAATTGCCTAATGAGAAGCCTGAAAGACCGGCTACATCAGTAACCCCTAAACGTTCTACTTCCCAAAGAAAACGTAGCTCTACGGCTGGCACCCCACCGCAGGAACTGAGAAAGATTTGCATGGATAGTGATATACCAGAACATCATTTATCAAAACTTTATAGAAGATCATCCCTAAGTCGCAATAGCAGCATGGAACATTTGTCGGGAGACTTTTGTCAAGTTGAGCAGTTTGTTGATAAATCGTGGGAGGATCTGATAGAAATTGATACCACATCAGAGACTTCGAAACTGCAGCAGTTGGTTGATAATATCGAGAACAAGTTAACAGATCCTAATCAATGTATATTTTGTCAAAAAGTCATGTCTTGTCGTAGTTCCCTACAAATGCACATACGCACTCATACAGGTGAGAGACCGTTTAGATGTAAAATCTGTGGTCGGGCTTTTGCTACGAAGGGAAATTTGAAAGCTCATATGAGTATACATAAGATAAAGCCTCCAATGCGTTCTCAATTTAAATGTCCAGTATGCCATCAAAAATTCTCCAATGGTATCATATTGCAACAACACATACGTATACATACCATAGATGATGGCTCGGGTGGTTGTGGTTCCCAGTTGCCTGGACAATCCAGTGAAATGGCCGCTGCCATAGCTGAACACAATAATAGAATGCGTGCTCACATGGAGGCAGCCATATTGGAGGATCAAAATTCCAATAAATCATTAGGAGCTTCAGAAAATTTTGACTTTTCAACCACCTCCGAATATTCGGGACAAAGATCAGAATCATCACAAGGAGATTTTGATGAGTACATGACCATGGAGAGTACTGATGATTCGAGAGAGAATTCAACTTCGGTAACGCCTTTGGAAAAGAGAATTTCCGAAGATGGTGAAGATAAAGTAGAACAAGATATAGAACGATCAGAATCAGTGCGTTCTGAGGCAATAGATCTGACAGCACGCAATGGTTCGCAACAGACGCATAAAGCTTTAGAACACTTACCCCATTTAATGGGTATGCCTCATAATCTTTGGTTAATGGCGGCTGCCAGAGaggaaatacaaaatttagGAAATCATGGTAAATTTCCATTGTTACCATTTGGACCTCTAGGATTTATGGGTGAGTACAGTAAAATGTTTGACgaggaaaatttattaattttaaatttacttatgaCTTTGGTTCATTACTGTAAtttatcattttctttttaatgaaaacaaaaatttaagcaaaagatATAAAGCATGTGTGAATAAACGAAATTTATTCCGGCATAAATTTCCATCACTGTCACAACATGTTATTTAAAGCGTAATTTCTTCACTTTAATCATGACATTGCCTGCCTCAATATACAAACAtccaaacaaatacatatgtatgtatatgttccTATTCGAATAAGCACCGAAAGCATTTATATATAACAGCAAAAGTCTGCTCTGGttttttcttgttcttgttcAAAAATGACAAAGTTTTTCCGTCTGTCACCTTTGACCCAAAGTAGCTGTAGCAGCAACAAAATAAAGACGACAAACTTAAATAACAATGTACGACATAATTCAATTGGACCCAAACAACAAAGAATTTCTTCTATACGATTTTGAATcttcaattcaaataaaatttatttataccaaCAAGAAAATCCTAAAATAAACGTCAATAACCAACAGTGAGGGGTATGTGTTTAAAGGTAAAAACAGCTTAGCGTAAATCGAACTGATTTAGAGTTAGagaaatgaattgaaaaaaaaacatttagctGGAAACCCATTATCGTTTGATCGAGAGCAGAGTACGCTAACTATTCATCGACTCATAAACACATCCCCTTAACAAATATCCTACACTATACACATGTACATTATCATCTTAAAATGTTCTTCTATATGAGTTACgcgatttttattgttat of the Lucilia cuprina isolate Lc7/37 chromosome 2, ASM2204524v1, whole genome shotgun sequence genome contains:
- the LOC111680807 gene encoding homeotic protein spalt-major isoform X1 gives rise to the protein MCSIFRNRINYRGTPSSNSPGSPPILTKDLEADSNNNDNDNNNIMSRKTESPQETRESNSKSPAVEHSNNNDGVEEHADDIEEGERMDPKEDDEMDSDLTIEKQHKDEALDLSVLPPNGLPIKGHVSLEALQHTKVAVAQFAASALAQTPYFGEGSNDLTTILNVQRQHLMQLQFIQHLQSQLKRRDQVRECSEDDEGHEEDEEQEREDIGDDMDEEADEEGLNEDYLQQEELDLSQSKTGLRENKEDEKKNGLESNTFLRAEKLKTDDNVLSKSSKESVDKVQSPNYQPLLSGISSSLASTIITNHDPIPPPHEPNCLEMLQRRTEEVLDSASQSLHASQMQEEYEYIQKDGQGRGEIFKHRCKYCGKIFGSFSALQIHLRSHTGERPFVCNVCGSKFTTKGNLKVHYQRHTQIYPPILMPPGVGPPLEMPPSMREPLGPQAHHQHAHHQATPLPPPPSSASAMSSLNNMPLRLPFNEKPLTKETEDENEIPINTKECEISIEDHENEITVEVSKPIEEHPEDLSKPQTKDEVPKPKPLVRVKTPQALMEPAVELPNEKPERPATSVTPKRSTSQRKRSSTAGTPPQELRKICMDSDIPEHHLSKLYRRSSLSRNSSMEHLSGDFCQVEQFVDKSWEDLIEIDTTSETSKLQQLVDNIENKLTDPNQCIFCQKVMSCRSSLQMHIRTHTGERPFRCKICGRAFATKGNLKAHMSIHKIKPPMRSQFKCPVCHQKFSNGIILQQHIRIHTIDDGSGGCGSQLPGQSSEMAAAIAEHNNRMRAHMEAAILEDQNSNKSLGASENFDFSTTSEYSGQRSESSQGDFDEYMTMESTDDSRENSTSVTPLEKRISEDGEDKVEQDIERSESVRSEAIDLTARNGSQQTHKALEHLPHLMGMPHNLWLMAAAREEIQNLGNHGKFPLLPFGPLGFMGLPPQAHICQLCFKLFPSPSALETHFQNDHTKDAAAATADVAAAVPTSSSSSISLATNTSTTTTSATTANDGSATDSLAIENFDKNCDTIAETSGSIAFNNKLSLNPNLFHKFQTPSEEDQNSRKTPFERRSSNSNEDCREQQSKRLDLEPLKNHIKSEPFMDGEEATAKSPQMIDDIDDEDDVFRNSSTPPSIYAPHSSLLSHSQADNSEHSLMKMQMLTTIPHQFSTSHPAMPPHIEAHRFPATPLDFQQALMSVGPPTSSLDPPVNNKHFCHICRRNFSSSSALQIHMRTHTGDKPFQCNVCQKAFTTKGNLKVHMGTHMWSNPTSRRGRRMSLELPIHRPGGSLASDSDFLPRRPDIFFPYLPPFFNGLPPKPGDLNSTPPFPPHITPQHLANGSAGPPKYPPGLPMGFPPFLQPPYSFNPMLNQSSTTSSSLERQTNAKTPLSTEREEDEPKNTTHSSPKHHQHSTHMTADKADSPPIPSAWNPMLKIKTENNQNDINHLVDHNAECSNQD
- the LOC111680807 gene encoding homeotic protein spalt-major isoform X2 → MCSIFRNRINYRGTPSSNSPGSPPILTKDLEADSNNNDNDNNNIMSRKTESPQETRESNSKSPAVEHSNNNDGVEEHADDIEEGERMDPKEDDEMDSDLTIEKQHKDEALDLSVLPPNGLPIKGHVSLEALQHTKVAVAQFAASALAQTPYFGEGSNDLTTILNVQRQHLMQLQFIQHLQSQLKRRDQVRECSEDDEGHEEDEEQEREDIGDDMDEEADEEGLNEDYLQQEELDLSQSKTGLRENKEDEKKNGLESNTFLRAEKLKTDDNVLSKSSKESVDKVQSPNYQPLLSGISSSLASTIITNHDPIPPPHEPNCLEMLQRRTEEVLDSASQSLHASQMQEEYEYIQKDGQGRGEIFKHRCKYCGKIFGSFSALQIHLRSHTGERPFVCNVCGSKFTTKGNLKVHYQRHTQIYPPILMPPGVGPPLEMPPSMREPLGPQAHHQHAHHQATPLPPPPSSASAMSSLNNMPLRLPFNEKPLTKETEDENEIPINTKECEISIEDHENEITVEVSKPIEEHPEDLSKPQTKDEVPKPKPLVRVKTPQALMEPAVELPNEKPERPATSVTPKRSTSQRKRSSTAGTPPQELRKICMDSDIPEHHLSKLYRRSSLSRNSSMEHLSGDFCQVEQFVDKSWEDLIEIDTTSETSKLQQLVDNIENKLTDPNQCIFCQKVMSCRSSLQMHIRTHTGERPFRCKICGRAFATKGNLKAHMSIHKIKPPMRSQFKCPVCHQKFSNGIILQQHIRIHTIDDGSGGCGSQLPGQSSEMAAAIAEHNNRMRAHMEAAILEDQNSNKSLGASENFDFSTTSEYSGQRSESSQGDFDEYMTMESTDDSRENSTSVTPLEKRISEDGEDKVEQDIERSESVRSEAIDLTARNGSQQTHKALEHLPHLMGMPHNLWLMAAAREEIQNLGNHGKFPLLPFGPLGFMGLPPQAHICQLCFKLFPSPSALETHFQNDHTKDAAAATADVAAAVPTSSSSSISLATNTSTTTTSATTANDGSATDSLAIENFDKNCDTIAETSGSIAFNNKLSLNPNLFHKFQTPSEEDQNSRKTPFERRSSNSNEDCREQQSKRLDLEPLKNHIKSEPFMDGEEATAKSPQMIDDIDDEDDVFRNSSTPPSIYAPHSSLLSHSQADNSEHSLMKMQMQAHRFPATPLDFQQALMSVGPPTSSLDPPVNNKHFCHICRRNFSSSSALQIHMRTHTGDKPFQCNVCQKAFTTKGNLKVHMGTHMWSNPTSRRGRRMSLELPIHRPGGSLASDSDFLPRRPDIFFPYLPPFFNGLPPKPGDLNSTPPFPPHITPQHLANGSAGPPKYPPGLPMGFPPFLQPPYSFNPMLNQSSTTSSSLERQTNAKTPLSTEREEDEPKNTTHSSPKHHQHSTHMTADKADSPPIPSAWNPMLKIKTENNQNDINHLVDHNAECSNQD